A genomic window from Litoribacterium kuwaitense includes:
- a CDS encoding carotenoid biosynthesis protein, with protein MAKFFHPRSLYILFLFWYVNGVFLLGFDILPSWLEWSNGVFLVLAGLLGCVYFYYIYQAAGLWYSLLVFVLSMGTEALGVNFNILFGSYNYHGAFGIEWAGVPVGIGFAWIMVMATSHALAKRITSGMRFQTIAIALFGTAIAVSMDLLLDPVSTVRGYWTWNEPGTYYDIPLQNFIGWAVLSFFLHLIKSIFLSPREANHVWWEERMVWLYTLIVGFFAMLAVLEGIPGAAFLVIALTALWLLLYLNGRKREVKNDEKSKQAQSI; from the coding sequence ATGGCAAAGTTCTTTCACCCGCGATCATTATACATATTATTTCTTTTTTGGTATGTAAACGGTGTTTTCCTTTTAGGCTTTGATATCCTGCCATCATGGCTTGAATGGAGCAATGGCGTGTTTCTTGTGCTCGCTGGGTTGCTTGGCTGTGTTTACTTTTATTATATTTATCAAGCGGCCGGTCTTTGGTATAGCCTCTTAGTGTTTGTTCTTTCTATGGGGACCGAAGCGCTTGGTGTGAACTTCAACATATTATTTGGTTCATACAATTATCATGGTGCCTTTGGAATTGAGTGGGCTGGCGTTCCGGTAGGCATCGGCTTTGCTTGGATCATGGTCATGGCAACGTCTCATGCGCTCGCTAAACGAATTACGAGTGGGATGCGCTTTCAAACGATCGCCATTGCTCTATTTGGAACAGCGATTGCTGTTAGTATGGACCTTTTACTCGATCCTGTTTCCACGGTCAGGGGATATTGGACTTGGAATGAACCCGGCACTTACTATGACATCCCCCTGCAAAATTTTATAGGCTGGGCTGTGCTTTCTTTCTTTTTACACCTCATCAAAAGTATTTTTCTTTCTCCGCGTGAAGCTAATCACGTCTGGTGGGAGGAACGTATGGTATGGCTGTACACACTGATTGTCGGTTTTTTTGCCATGCTTGCCGTTCTCGAAGGTATTCCTGGGGCAGCCTTCCTCGTCATTGCCTTGACCGCATTATGGCTACTGCTTTATCTCAACGGCAGAAAGCGTGAGGTGAAGAATGATGAGAAAAGCAAACAAGCTCAAAGCATTTGA
- a CDS encoding bifunctional homocysteine S-methyltransferase/methylenetetrahydrofolate reductase encodes MTFIEKLQKQHVILDGAMGSYLYDAYQITHCFERVNLTNPSYVKEVHRAYVDAGADVIKTNTYAANAIKLAKYGLEEQVEDINRAAVRLAKEAAKDRDVFVAGTIGGIRDVTRSETTLEKIVATFEQQVDALISEGVDALLFETYYDEEELQTVVALARKKTNIFIIAQLSLQEAGRLQNGKPLTKALKQLALIGADVVGINCRLGPYHTIEALKGVPLLPNVFLSAAPNAGMPDVQDGRLFFKSQPEYFGDCALSLRKQGVRLIGGCCGTTPAHIAAMASAVQALEPVSEKTIVKPLVEEPPKPSVSPLSEKPLHQLVQERTSVIVELDPPKHLDVSEYFKGAVALHHAGVDAVTIADNSLASPRVCNTSIATILKNQYNIKPLVHLSCRDRNLIGLQSHIMGLHTSGIHDILGVTGDPTKLGDFPGATSVYDVQSFELIKLLKQFNEGFSPSGKPLKEKAQFSVAGAFNPNVKNMEKAIKRLEKKITYGADYFISQPVFSEAQIKEVAAAVQTLSAPMYIGIMPLTGYRNAEFLHHEVPGIKLADDTRARMAACKDDPKAARREGLAIAKHLIDVAMDFFSGIYIITPFLKYDWSVDLVEHALSHNKAIPLIKQT; translated from the coding sequence ATGACTTTCATTGAAAAACTGCAAAAGCAACACGTGATTTTGGATGGGGCGATGGGAAGTTATCTATATGATGCCTACCAAATTACACATTGCTTTGAGCGTGTAAATTTGACCAACCCATCGTATGTGAAAGAGGTGCACCGTGCGTACGTAGATGCAGGTGCAGATGTGATTAAAACAAACACTTATGCAGCGAATGCCATTAAGCTGGCAAAGTACGGGCTTGAGGAACAAGTTGAAGACATCAATCGTGCAGCTGTTCGATTAGCAAAAGAAGCCGCCAAAGACCGTGATGTTTTTGTCGCAGGGACCATTGGTGGTATCCGTGATGTAACTAGGTCTGAAACAACCTTGGAAAAGATCGTCGCCACGTTTGAACAACAGGTCGATGCTCTCATTTCCGAAGGGGTCGATGCTCTGCTTTTCGAAACGTATTACGATGAAGAAGAATTACAAACAGTCGTCGCTTTAGCACGAAAGAAAACCAATATATTCATCATTGCTCAACTTTCTCTACAAGAGGCAGGTCGACTTCAAAATGGCAAGCCGCTAACGAAAGCACTCAAGCAACTAGCTTTGATTGGCGCTGACGTTGTTGGGATTAACTGCCGTCTTGGTCCATACCATACGATTGAAGCACTCAAAGGGGTCCCATTATTGCCGAACGTTTTCTTATCAGCAGCCCCGAATGCTGGCATGCCCGATGTACAAGATGGAAGACTCTTCTTCAAATCGCAGCCAGAATATTTCGGCGATTGTGCTCTTTCCTTGAGAAAGCAAGGGGTTCGTTTAATTGGCGGATGCTGTGGCACGACACCTGCCCATATTGCAGCGATGGCTTCTGCTGTTCAAGCATTAGAACCTGTCAGCGAAAAAACGATCGTTAAGCCACTTGTTGAAGAACCACCAAAACCATCTGTGTCACCATTAAGTGAAAAACCTTTACATCAGCTTGTACAAGAACGGACCTCTGTCATCGTAGAGTTGGATCCGCCTAAACATTTAGATGTTTCCGAGTATTTCAAAGGGGCTGTTGCACTGCATCATGCTGGTGTAGATGCGGTTACGATTGCTGACAACTCACTGGCGTCACCTCGCGTCTGTAACACTTCAATCGCGACAATTTTAAAGAATCAATACAATATTAAGCCGCTTGTTCACCTATCTTGCCGCGATCGAAACCTTATCGGTCTGCAATCTCATATTATGGGCCTTCATACATCTGGTATTCATGATATTTTGGGTGTGACAGGAGATCCGACGAAGCTAGGGGATTTTCCGGGAGCTACATCCGTTTACGATGTACAAAGCTTTGAATTAATTAAATTACTAAAACAATTTAACGAAGGTTTTTCTCCTTCAGGCAAGCCATTAAAAGAAAAAGCGCAGTTTTCAGTTGCTGGTGCATTTAACCCGAACGTTAAAAATATGGAGAAAGCGATCAAACGATTAGAAAAAAAGATCACTTATGGTGCCGATTATTTCATCTCTCAGCCTGTATTTAGTGAAGCGCAAATCAAAGAAGTTGCTGCAGCTGTTCAAACGCTTAGTGCCCCGATGTATATTGGTATTATGCCGCTCACCGGGTACCGTAACGCTGAATTTTTGCACCATGAAGTCCCTGGCATTAAACTGGCTGATGACACGAGAGCACGAATGGCTGCTTGTAAGGATGACCCGAAAGCGGCGCGGCGTGAAGGGCTGGCAATTGCTAAGCATTTGATCGATGTTGCCATGGATTTCTTTTCAGGCATTTATATCATCACGCCATTTCTTAAATACGATTGGTCGGTCGATCTTGTCGAGCACGCTTTATCTCATAACAAAGCGATTCCTCTTATAAAGCAAACATGA
- a CDS encoding SDR family oxidoreductase, producing MRSNEYPFSAPAQHQPTQPGLEKNMMPQPFSDNPEYLPAGKLQGKNALITGGDSGIGKAVAIAYAKEGAHVAIVYLNEHEDAQSVQAEIESYGGECLLIPGDVGDEAFAKEAVNRTIEAFGSLHILVNNAAEQHPQQRFEDITSDQLEKTFRTNIFSCFYFTQAALPYLAAGCTIINTSSITAYKGSKDLIDYSATKGAITSLTRSLSQQLVDRGIRVNAVAPGPIWTPLIPASFDEQKVATFGTTTPMKRPGQPEELAPAYVYLACEDSSYMTGQVLHINGGSMING from the coding sequence GAAAAAAACATGATGCCTCAACCTTTTTCAGACAACCCTGAGTATTTACCAGCTGGTAAGCTGCAAGGAAAAAATGCACTGATCACTGGTGGGGATAGCGGCATCGGAAAAGCTGTCGCGATCGCCTATGCGAAGGAAGGCGCCCACGTCGCCATCGTTTATTTAAATGAACACGAAGATGCACAAAGCGTACAAGCGGAAATTGAGAGCTATGGTGGTGAATGCCTTCTTATTCCAGGAGACGTCGGAGACGAAGCATTCGCCAAAGAAGCTGTAAACAGAACAATTGAAGCCTTTGGATCGCTACACATTCTCGTAAATAATGCCGCTGAACAACATCCGCAACAACGCTTTGAAGATATTACGAGTGACCAATTGGAGAAGACGTTTCGGACGAACATTTTTTCATGTTTCTATTTCACCCAAGCTGCCTTACCTTATTTAGCTGCTGGATGTACAATTATCAATACGTCGTCGATTACTGCATACAAAGGAAGTAAAGATTTAATCGACTACTCCGCAACTAAAGGGGCGATTACATCACTTACTCGTTCCCTGTCACAACAGCTTGTCGACCGAGGAATCCGAGTCAATGCCGTAGCTCCGGGACCGATCTGGACACCGCTGATCCCTGCATCCTTTGACGAGCAGAAAGTCGCAACCTTTGGAACAACGACACCAATGAAGCGACCAGGTCAGCCAGAAGAATTGGCTCCAGCTTATGTATACTTGGCTTGCGAAGACTCGTCTTATATGACTGGACAGGTTCTTCATATCAATGGTGGCTCCATGATTAACGGATAA